In Halichondria panicea chromosome 17, odHalPani1.1, whole genome shotgun sequence, a single window of DNA contains:
- the LOC135351419 gene encoding uncharacterized protein LOC135351419 — protein MSFVLPTVGPTTMEEEESWAELDDIISGGELSSCIGRGTPRIPKHFGLCPRRCALHTVTDHSADYSGPRQCVKHNINQHSQLLSHQKSERCERVRSLWVLCPEAKQSTKGSFAVVLEDVGSALTYSRAKVKHIVETSNYGTSSSYRFLQGTHDSKKRRCLAFYVDNIPEKLRSKLLDVTTKESYNIHWSLDDDDGVEDGKDDDPSDKEDDDPFPTDGEKKNDDPPPSNKEDDDPFPSLGVKNLPPSDKEDDDPLPSVGDTKDDDLPPSDKEDDDPSPAWVTLKMTIFPPVTRRTTTPPQRR, from the exons ATGTCCTTTGTCCTGCCCACCGTTGGGCCCACAACAATGGAGGAAGAGGAAAGTTGGGCAGAATTGGATGACATCATTAGTGGAGGGGAGCTGTCATCATGTATCG GACGAGGAACCCCAAGAATTCCTAAACATTTTGGATTATGTCCGAGAAGGTGTGCGCTCCACACAGTCACCGACCACTCTGCCGACTATTCTGGACCCAGACAGTGTGTTAAGCACAACATTAACCAACATTCTCAACTTCTGTCGCACCAAAAGTCTGAAAGAT GTGAACGTGTTCGCTCGCTGTGGGTGCTATGTCCGGAAGCAAAACAATCAACGAAAGGAAGTTTTGCTGTCGTACTTGAAGATGTAGGATCTGCTCTTACGTATTCTCGTGCCAAAGTGAAACATATTGTGGAAACCTCGAATTATGGGACGTCGAGTTCCTACCGCTTCCTGCAGGGCACTCATGATTCAAAGAAGAGAAGATGTCTAGCGTTTTATGTCGACAACATTCCTGAAAAGCTAAGAAGCAAACTGTTGGACG TCACAACAAAGGAGTCGTACAACATTCATTGGAGCCTCGATGACGATGATGGTGTAG AGGATGGCAAGGATGATGATCCCAGTGACAAGGAGGACGACGACCCCTTCCCCACCGATGGTGAGAAGAAAAACGATGATCCTCCCCCCAGTAACAAGGAGGACGACGACCCATTCCCCAGCTTAGGTGTCAAGAATCTTCCCCCCAGTGACAAGGAGGACGACGACCCCCTCCCCAGCGTGGGTGACACTAAAGATGACGATCTTCCCCCCAGTGACAAGGAGGACGACGACCCCTCCCCAGCGTGGGTGACACTAAAGATGACGATCTTCCCCCCCGTGACAAGGAGGACGACGACCCCTCCCCAGCGTAGGTGA